A stretch of Pseudomonas sp. LRP2-20 DNA encodes these proteins:
- a CDS encoding LysE/ArgO family amino acid transporter has translation MWQSYLNGMLVAFGLIMAIGAQNAFVLAQSLRREHHLPVAALCIVCDAILVAAGVFGLATVLAHNPTLLAIARWGGAVFLLWYGAKALRSAFSKQSLQHQEGQGLRSRRAVLLSALAVTLLNPHVYLDTVLLIGSLGAQQTAPGAYVAGAASASLLWFSTLAIGAAWLAPWLARPATWRMLDLMVAVMMFAVAAQLIFS, from the coding sequence ATGTGGCAAAGCTATCTCAACGGCATGCTGGTGGCCTTCGGCCTGATCATGGCCATCGGTGCACAAAACGCCTTCGTTCTCGCCCAGAGCCTGCGCCGCGAGCACCACTTGCCGGTGGCTGCCCTGTGCATCGTGTGTGACGCGATCCTGGTGGCCGCCGGGGTGTTCGGCCTGGCCACGGTGCTGGCGCACAACCCGACGCTGCTGGCGATCGCCCGCTGGGGCGGCGCGGTGTTCCTCCTCTGGTACGGTGCCAAGGCACTGCGCAGTGCCTTTTCCAAGCAGAGCCTGCAACATCAGGAAGGCCAAGGCCTGCGCTCGCGCCGGGCAGTGTTGCTGAGTGCCCTGGCGGTCACCCTGCTCAACCCGCACGTGTATCTGGACACGGTGTTGCTGATCGGTTCGCTAGGTGCCCAGCAGACTGCTCCAGGGGCCTACGTGGCCGGGGCGGCCAGCGCCTCGCTGCTGTGGTTCTCGACCCTGGCGATCGGAGCGGCCTGGCTGGCACCTTGGCTGGCACGGCCAGCGACCTGGCGGATGCTTGACCTGATGGTGGCAGTGATGATGTTCGCGGTGGCGGCGCAGTTGATCTTCAGCTGA
- a CDS encoding ACP phosphodiesterase, which yields MNYLAHLHLGGPAPQQLLGSLYGDFVKGSLEGRFPPALEAAIRLHRHIDSYTDQHPLVLAALARFPRERRRFAGIVLDVFFDHCLARHWEDYAEQPLVQFTGDFYRVLLAEPELPGRLARIAPFMAADDWLGAYGDFATLEQVFNGIARRLSRPQGMAGVMAELERLYEPLLADFREFYPQLQAFAAAGRLSDS from the coding sequence ATGAACTACCTCGCACACCTGCACCTGGGCGGCCCGGCGCCGCAACAACTGCTCGGCAGCCTGTATGGCGACTTCGTCAAAGGTTCGCTGGAGGGGCGCTTCCCGCCTGCGCTGGAGGCGGCGATCCGACTGCACCGGCATATCGACAGCTACACCGACCAGCACCCCCTGGTACTGGCGGCGCTGGCGCGTTTTCCGCGGGAGCGGCGGCGCTTTGCCGGGATTGTCCTGGATGTGTTTTTTGACCATTGCCTGGCGCGGCACTGGGAGGATTACGCCGAGCAGCCGCTGGTGCAGTTCACCGGGGATTTTTATCGGGTGTTGCTGGCCGAGCCCGAGTTGCCAGGGCGCTTGGCTCGGATTGCGCCGTTCATGGCGGCGGATGACTGGCTGGGGGCGTATGGTGATTTTGCCACGCTGGAGCAGGTGTTCAACGGCATAGCCCGGCGCTTGTCGCGGCCGCAAGGGATGGCCGGGGTGATGGCCGAGCTGGAGCGGCTGTATGAGCCGTTGCTGGCGGACTTTCGCGAGTTCTATCCACAGCTGCAGGCGTTTGCTGCCGCAGGAAGGCTGTCAGACAGCTAA
- a CDS encoding LysR family transcriptional regulator ArgP, whose product MFDYKLLAALAAVIEQGGFERAAQVLGLSQSAISQRIKLLEARVGQPVLVRATPPSPTEVGRQLLNHVQQVRLLERDLQRQVPALDEEGMPERLRIALNADSLATWWAGAVGAFCAEHQLLTDLVVEDQEVGLKRMRAGEVAACLCGSERPVAGARSLPLGAMRYRALASPGFMARYFPQGFAAQRLARTPAIVYGPDDFLQHRYLASLGIQDGFLHHLCPSSEGFLRMTEAGLGWGLVPELQAREQLANGQLVEICSDTPIDVPLYWHHWRNGGHLLGQLTEHLRHTAQHWLVPL is encoded by the coding sequence ATGTTCGACTACAAGCTGCTGGCTGCCCTCGCGGCGGTGATCGAGCAAGGCGGTTTCGAACGTGCCGCGCAGGTGCTGGGGCTGTCGCAATCGGCCATTTCGCAGCGCATCAAGCTGCTTGAAGCGCGGGTCGGCCAGCCGGTGCTGGTGCGTGCCACGCCACCGAGCCCGACCGAGGTCGGCCGCCAGTTGCTCAACCATGTGCAGCAGGTGCGCCTGCTCGAGCGCGACCTGCAGCGCCAGGTACCCGCGCTGGACGAGGAAGGCATGCCCGAGCGCCTGCGTATCGCCCTCAACGCCGACAGCCTGGCGACCTGGTGGGCCGGTGCGGTGGGGGCATTCTGCGCCGAGCATCAGTTGCTCACTGATTTGGTGGTGGAAGACCAGGAAGTCGGCCTCAAGCGCATGCGTGCGGGTGAAGTGGCCGCCTGCCTGTGTGGCAGCGAGCGGCCAGTCGCCGGCGCACGCAGCCTGCCGCTGGGGGCCATGCGCTATCGCGCGCTGGCCAGCCCAGGGTTCATGGCGCGCTATTTCCCCCAAGGCTTCGCGGCTCAGCGCCTGGCCCGCACGCCGGCCATCGTCTACGGGCCGGACGATTTCCTGCAGCATCGTTACCTGGCATCGCTGGGGATCCAGGACGGTTTCCTGCACCACCTGTGCCCGTCGTCCGAGGGTTTTCTGCGCATGACCGAGGCCGGCCTGGGCTGGGGCCTGGTGCCCGAGTTGCAGGCCCGTGAGCAGTTGGCGAACGGCCAGTTGGTGGAAATCTGCAGCGATACCCCCATCGATGTGCCGTTGTACTGGCATCATTGGCGCAACGGCGGGCACCTGCTCGGGCAACTGACCGAACACCTGCGGCATACGGCACAGCACTGGCTGGTGCCCTTGTAG
- a CDS encoding NAD-dependent epimerase/dehydratase family protein: protein MQILVTGASGFIGGRFARFALEQGLAVRVSGRRAEGVEHLVKRGAQFIPGDLGDPELARRLCQGVEAVVHCAGAVGNWGRYQDFYQGNVVVTENVVEGCLKEHVRRLVHLSSPSIYFNGRSRLGIREDQVPRRFHDHYAQTKHIAEQKVFGAQEFGLEVLALRPRFVTGAGDASIFPRLMQMQRKGRVAIIGNGLNKVDFTSVHNLNEALLSALFAEDRALGQAYNISNGQPLPLWDVVNYVMRQMQLPQVTRYRSYGLAYSLAALNEAACLLWPGRPQPTLTRLGMQVMSRDFTLDISRARQYLDYQPKVSLWTALDEFCAWWKHQPLGQ, encoded by the coding sequence ATGCAAATTCTGGTCACCGGCGCGAGCGGCTTCATTGGCGGGCGCTTCGCGCGCTTTGCCCTGGAGCAGGGCCTGGCTGTACGGGTCAGCGGCCGGCGTGCCGAAGGCGTGGAGCACCTGGTCAAACGCGGGGCACAGTTCATCCCCGGCGACCTGGGTGACCCTGAGCTGGCCCGCCGCCTTTGCCAGGGTGTCGAGGCGGTGGTGCATTGCGCGGGCGCCGTGGGCAACTGGGGGCGCTACCAGGACTTCTATCAGGGCAACGTGGTGGTCACGGAAAATGTCGTCGAAGGCTGCCTCAAGGAGCATGTGCGGCGCCTGGTGCACCTGTCGTCGCCGTCGATCTATTTCAACGGCCGTTCGCGCCTGGGTATCCGTGAGGACCAGGTGCCGCGACGCTTCCACGATCACTATGCGCAGACCAAGCATATCGCCGAACAGAAAGTGTTTGGTGCCCAGGAGTTCGGCCTGGAAGTGCTGGCGCTGCGCCCACGCTTCGTTACCGGGGCCGGGGATGCGAGCATCTTCCCGCGTTTGATGCAGATGCAGCGCAAGGGCCGTGTGGCGATCATCGGCAATGGCCTGAACAAGGTCGACTTCACCAGCGTGCACAACCTCAACGAGGCATTGCTCAGTGCGTTGTTCGCCGAAGACCGCGCCCTGGGCCAGGCCTACAACATCAGCAACGGCCAGCCGCTGCCGCTGTGGGACGTGGTCAACTACGTGATGCGCCAGATGCAGTTGCCCCAGGTTACCCGTTATCGCTCCTATGGCCTGGCCTACAGCCTGGCCGCCTTGAACGAGGCCGCTTGCCTGCTTTGGCCAGGGCGCCCGCAGCCGACCTTGACGCGCCTGGGCATGCAGGTGATGAGCCGTGATTTCACCCTGGATATCAGCCGCGCTCGCCAATACCTGGATTACCAGCCCAAGGTCAGCCTGTGGACCGCGCTGGATGAATTCTGCGCCTGGTGGAAGCATCAACCGCTGGGGCAGTGA
- a CDS encoding superoxide dismutase: MAFELPPLPYAHDALQPHISKETLEYHHDKHHNTYVVNLNNLVPGTEFEGKTLEEIVKASSGGIFNNAAQVWNHTFYWNCLSPNGGGQPTGALADAINAAFGSFDKFKEEFTKTSVGTFGSGWGWLVKKADGSLALASTIGAGCPLTSGDTPLLTCDVWEHAYYIDYRNLRPKYVEAFWNLVNWAFVAEQFEGKTFKA; encoded by the coding sequence ATGGCTTTTGAATTGCCGCCGCTGCCGTACGCCCACGATGCCCTGCAGCCGCACATCTCCAAGGAAACCCTGGAGTATCACCACGACAAGCACCACAACACCTATGTCGTGAACCTGAACAACCTGGTCCCAGGCACCGAATTCGAAGGCAAGACCCTGGAAGAGATCGTCAAGGCCTCTTCGGGCGGCATCTTCAACAACGCCGCTCAAGTCTGGAACCACACCTTCTACTGGAACTGCCTGTCGCCAAACGGCGGCGGCCAGCCAACTGGCGCCCTGGCTGATGCCATCAACGCCGCTTTCGGTTCCTTCGACAAGTTCAAGGAAGAGTTCACCAAGACTTCGGTTGGCACCTTCGGTTCCGGCTGGGGCTGGCTGGTGAAGAAAGCTGACGGCTCCCTGGCCCTGGCCAGCACCATCGGCGCCGGCTGCCCGCTGACCAGCGGCGACACCCCGCTGCTGACCTGCGACGTCTGGGAACACGCCTACTACATCGACTACCGCAACCTGCGTCCGAAGTACGTCGAGGCATTCTGGAACCTGGTCAACTGGGCCTTCGTTGCCGAACAGTTCGAAGGCAAGACCTTCAAGGCCTGA
- a CDS encoding putative bifunctional diguanylate cyclase/phosphodiesterase, translated as MKLELRNSLSVKLLRVVLLSALAVGVVLSCAQIVYDTYKTRQAVNNDAQRILDMFRDPSTQAVYSLDREMGMQVMEGLFQDESVRMASIGHPNETMLAEKSRPLQDMSMRWLTDLILGQERTYTTQLVGRGPYSEYYGDLSITLDTSSYGEDFLINAVIIFISGVLRALAMGLVLYLVYHWLLTKPLSKIIEHLTQINPDRPSQHQIPLLKGHEKNELGIWVNTANQLLASIERNTHLRHEAENSLQRMAQYDFLTGLPNRQQLQEQLDKILADAGRLQHRVAVLCVGLDDFKGINEQFSYQTGDQLLLALADRLRAHSGRLGALARLGGDQFALVQANIEQPYEAAELAQSILDDLELPFGLDHQQIRLRATIGITLFPEDGDSTEKLLQKAEQTMTLAKARSRNRYQFYIASVDSEMRRRRELEKDLREALPRNQLYLVYQPQISYRDHRVVGVEALLRWQHPELGMVPPDQFIPLAEQNGSIISIGEWVLDQACRQLREWHDMGFSELRMAVNLSTVQLHHNELPRVVNNLLQAYRLPPRSLELEVTETGLMEDISTAAQHLLSLRRSGAMIAIDDFGTGYSSLSYLKSLPLDKIKIDKSFVQDLLDDDDDATIVRAIIQLGKSLGMQVIAEGVETAEQETYIIAQGCHEGQGYHYSKPLSARELTSFLKQAQRNQVTAL; from the coding sequence TTGAAGCTGGAATTGCGGAACAGCTTATCGGTCAAGTTGCTCAGGGTCGTGCTCCTTTCGGCGCTGGCGGTCGGCGTCGTCCTCAGTTGCGCGCAAATCGTCTACGACACCTACAAGACCCGCCAGGCCGTCAACAACGACGCCCAACGCATTCTCGACATGTTCCGTGACCCCTCGACCCAGGCGGTGTACAGCCTTGACCGGGAAATGGGCATGCAGGTCATGGAAGGCCTGTTCCAGGACGAATCGGTGCGCATGGCCTCGATCGGCCACCCCAACGAAACCATGCTGGCGGAAAAGTCCCGCCCGCTGCAGGACATGTCGATGCGCTGGCTGACCGACCTGATCCTCGGCCAGGAGCGCACCTATACCACCCAGCTGGTCGGTCGGGGCCCGTACAGCGAGTACTACGGCGACCTGAGCATCACCCTCGACACCTCGTCCTATGGCGAAGACTTCCTCATCAATGCGGTGATCATCTTCATTTCCGGGGTGTTGCGCGCCCTGGCCATGGGCCTGGTGCTGTACCTGGTCTACCACTGGCTGCTGACCAAGCCGCTGTCGAAGATCATCGAGCACCTTACCCAGATCAACCCTGACCGCCCCAGCCAGCACCAGATCCCGCTGCTCAAGGGGCATGAGAAGAACGAGCTGGGCATCTGGGTCAATACCGCCAACCAGCTGCTGGCCTCGATCGAGCGCAATACCCACCTGCGCCACGAAGCCGAGAACAGCCTGCAACGCATGGCCCAGTACGATTTCCTCACCGGCCTGCCCAACCGCCAGCAACTGCAGGAGCAGCTCGACAAGATTCTCGCCGACGCCGGCCGCCTGCAGCATCGCGTGGCTGTACTGTGCGTAGGCCTGGACGACTTCAAGGGCATCAACGAACAGTTCAGCTACCAGACCGGCGACCAGCTGCTGCTGGCCCTGGCCGATCGCCTGCGCGCCCACAGTGGGCGCCTGGGTGCCCTGGCACGCCTGGGTGGCGACCAGTTCGCCCTGGTCCAGGCCAATATCGAGCAGCCTTACGAGGCTGCCGAGCTGGCCCAGAGCATCCTCGACGACCTGGAACTGCCGTTCGGCCTCGACCACCAACAGATCCGCCTGCGCGCCACCATCGGCATCACGCTGTTCCCCGAGGACGGCGACAGCACCGAAAAGCTGTTGCAGAAGGCCGAGCAGACCATGACCCTGGCCAAGGCCCGCTCGCGCAATCGCTACCAGTTCTACATTGCCAGCGTCGACAGCGAAATGCGCCGCCGTCGCGAGCTGGAAAAAGACCTGCGCGAAGCACTGCCGCGCAACCAGCTGTACCTGGTCTACCAACCGCAGATCAGCTACCGCGACCACCGCGTGGTCGGCGTCGAGGCCTTGCTGCGCTGGCAACACCCGGAGCTGGGCATGGTCCCGCCCGACCAGTTCATCCCGCTGGCCGAGCAGAACGGCAGCATCATCAGCATCGGCGAGTGGGTACTCGACCAGGCCTGTCGGCAATTGCGCGAATGGCATGACATGGGCTTCAGCGAACTGCGCATGGCGGTCAACCTGTCCACCGTGCAGCTGCACCACAACGAGCTGCCGCGGGTGGTCAACAACCTGCTGCAGGCCTACCGCCTGCCGCCGCGCAGCCTGGAGCTGGAAGTGACCGAGACCGGCCTGATGGAAGACATCAGCACCGCCGCCCAGCACCTGCTGAGCCTGCGCCGTTCCGGGGCGATGATTGCCATCGACGACTTCGGCACCGGGTATTCGTCGCTCAGCTACCTGAAGTCGCTGCCGCTGGACAAGATCAAGATCGACAAGAGCTTCGTCCAGGACCTGCTCGACGACGACGATGACGCCACCATCGTTCGCGCCATCATCCAGCTGGGCAAGAGCTTGGGCATGCAGGTGATCGCCGAAGGCGTGGAAACCGCCGAGCAGGAAACCTACATCATCGCCCAGGGTTGCCATGAGGGTCAGGGCTACCACTACAGCAAGCCACTGTCGGCGCGCGAGCTGACCAGTTTCCTCAAGCAGGCACAGCGCAACCAGGTCACCGCGCTGTAA
- a CDS encoding ATPase — MRNDAHDDFDDVPTLRAGTPDDDELLPAHVSRNRQKAARPASTGALWALLGASFIALAGLGWWSFQQISLMEQQLVATQESFARISEEAAGRLQAISGKVAASESSSTTGSEALKLQIRQLQASLAEQGKQQQGVAGQAGDLGKRLEQVLADTREQQKAVTELQTQLQAQLKAVNAELAALKSGQVDGGKLDGQLKNLSDEVAALKKQGNQKAALESLEQDVLVLKTQMDNRSPSSGGATVQEFDAFRGQTTRNLNTLQSQIQNLQQQINSRP, encoded by the coding sequence ATGCGAAACGATGCCCACGACGATTTCGATGATGTACCTACCTTGCGGGCAGGTACCCCCGATGACGACGAATTGCTGCCCGCGCACGTCTCGCGCAACCGCCAGAAGGCCGCCAGGCCCGCCAGCACCGGGGCACTGTGGGCGTTGCTGGGGGCGTCGTTCATCGCCTTGGCGGGGCTGGGCTGGTGGAGCTTCCAGCAGATTTCGCTGATGGAGCAACAACTGGTGGCCACCCAGGAAAGTTTTGCGCGGATCAGCGAAGAAGCCGCCGGGCGTTTGCAGGCCATCAGCGGCAAGGTCGCTGCCAGCGAGTCGTCGAGTACCACGGGCAGCGAAGCGCTGAAGCTGCAGATCCGTCAGTTGCAGGCCAGCCTGGCCGAGCAGGGCAAGCAGCAGCAAGGTGTGGCGGGGCAGGCCGGTGACCTGGGCAAGCGCCTGGAGCAGGTGCTGGCCGATACCCGTGAGCAGCAGAAGGCGGTGACCGAGTTGCAGACCCAGCTGCAGGCACAGTTGAAGGCGGTGAACGCCGAATTGGCGGCGCTGAAATCGGGGCAGGTGGATGGTGGCAAGCTCGATGGCCAGCTGAAGAACCTGAGCGATGAAGTGGCTGCGCTGAAGAAGCAGGGCAACCAGAAAGCTGCGCTAGAAAGCCTGGAACAGGATGTGCTGGTGCTCAAGACCCAGATGGATAACCGCTCGCCGTCGTCGGGCGGGGCGACGGTGCAGGAGTTTGATGCGTTCCGTGGGCAGACCACGCGTAACCTCAATACCCTGCAGAGCCAGATCCAGAACCTGCAGCAGCAGATCAATTCCCGGCCTTGA
- a CDS encoding lysophospholipid acyltransferase family protein produces MPGLRVLARLLRLLLVLSLGMLMAGVIAVGERLGIKASIELRQRWSCWFMRRLVGALPFEVRVIGELPQRPMLWVSNHVSWTDIPLLGMLLPLSFLSKAEVRHWPVAGWLAEKAGTLFIRRGGGDGQRLREQISAQLGQARPLLIFPEGTTTDGRQLRTFHGRLLAGAIDQGVAVQPVAIQYLRNGEADPIAPFIGDDDLVSHLMRLFAEPRGEVCIHLLKPIVSVEKERAALAFQAQQAIHMALFGVEEVAVVPRRQARAA; encoded by the coding sequence ATGCCTGGCCTGCGGGTGCTCGCCCGCCTCTTGCGGCTGCTGCTGGTGCTGTCGCTCGGCATGCTCATGGCTGGCGTCATCGCCGTGGGCGAACGCCTGGGGATCAAGGCGTCCATCGAACTTCGCCAGCGCTGGTCCTGCTGGTTCATGAGGCGCCTGGTCGGCGCCCTGCCCTTCGAGGTGCGGGTGATCGGTGAGCTGCCACAACGGCCAATGCTGTGGGTCAGCAACCACGTTTCCTGGACCGACATTCCCCTGCTCGGCATGCTGCTGCCGCTGTCGTTCCTGTCCAAGGCCGAAGTCCGCCACTGGCCGGTGGCCGGCTGGCTGGCAGAGAAAGCCGGCACGCTGTTCATTCGCCGCGGTGGCGGTGACGGCCAGCGCCTGCGCGAGCAGATCAGCGCGCAGCTGGGCCAGGCTCGGCCGCTGCTGATCTTCCCCGAAGGCACCACCACCGACGGCCGCCAGCTGCGCACCTTCCACGGTCGCCTGCTGGCCGGTGCCATTGATCAGGGCGTGGCGGTGCAGCCGGTGGCCATTCAGTACCTGCGCAATGGCGAGGCGGACCCGATTGCGCCGTTCATTGGCGACGATGACCTGGTTTCGCACCTGATGCGCTTGTTTGCCGAGCCGCGCGGTGAGGTGTGCATTCACCTGTTGAAGCCGATCGTCAGTGTCGAAAAGGAACGTGCGGCGCTGGCGTTTCAGGCCCAGCAGGCGATTCACATGGCGTTGTTCGGGGTTGAGGAAGTGGCGGTGGTGCCCCGGCGACAGGCGCGAGCTGCCTGA
- a CDS encoding alkene reductase, which yields MTTLFDPIQLGDVQLPNRIIMAPLTRCRADEGRVPNALMAEYYVQRASAGLILSEATSVTPMGVGYPDTPGIWNDEQVRGWNNVTKAVHGAGGRIFLQLWHVGRISHPSYLNGELPVAPSAIQAKGHVSLVRPLSDYPTPRALETEEIADIVEAYRSAAENAKAAGFDGVEIHGANGYLLDQFLQSSTNQRSDRYGGSLENRARLLLEVTDAAIDVWGAGRVGVHLAPRADAHDMGDADRAETFTYVARELGKRGIAFICSREKEADDSIGPLIKEAFGGPYIVNERFDKASANAALAAGKADAVAFGVPFIANPDLPARLAADAPLNAAHPETFYGKGPVGYIDYPRL from the coding sequence ATGACCACGCTTTTCGATCCGATCCAACTGGGCGATGTGCAACTGCCCAACCGTATCATCATGGCTCCGCTGACCCGCTGCCGCGCCGATGAAGGCCGCGTGCCCAATGCACTGATGGCCGAATACTACGTGCAGCGTGCCAGCGCCGGCCTGATTCTCAGCGAGGCGACATCGGTCACGCCGATGGGCGTCGGCTACCCCGACACCCCCGGCATCTGGAACGATGAGCAGGTCCGTGGCTGGAACAATGTCACCAAGGCCGTGCATGGTGCTGGCGGGCGCATCTTCCTGCAGCTGTGGCACGTCGGCCGTATCTCTCACCCCAGCTACCTCAACGGTGAGCTGCCGGTAGCACCCAGCGCGATCCAGGCCAAGGGCCACGTCAGCCTGGTGCGCCCACTGAGCGACTATCCAACCCCGCGCGCACTGGAAACCGAAGAGATCGCCGACATCGTCGAGGCTTACCGCAGCGCTGCCGAGAACGCCAAGGCTGCCGGTTTCGACGGTGTGGAAATCCACGGCGCCAACGGCTACCTGCTCGACCAGTTCCTGCAGAGCAGCACCAACCAGCGCAGCGACCGTTACGGCGGATCGCTGGAAAACCGTGCCCGGCTGCTGCTGGAAGTGACCGATGCGGCCATCGACGTATGGGGCGCAGGTCGCGTCGGCGTGCACCTGGCGCCACGCGCCGATGCCCATGACATGGGTGATGCCGACCGCGCCGAGACCTTCACCTATGTGGCGCGTGAGCTGGGCAAGCGCGGCATTGCCTTCATCTGCTCGCGGGAGAAGGAAGCCGACGACAGCATTGGCCCGCTGATCAAGGAAGCCTTCGGCGGTCCGTACATCGTCAACGAGCGCTTTGACAAAGCCAGTGCCAATGCTGCATTGGCGGCGGGCAAGGCGGATGCGGTGGCGTTTGGCGTGCCGTTCATCGCCAACCCTGACCTGCCGGCGCGGCTGGCGGCGGATGCACCGCTGAACGCGGCACACCCGGAGACCTTCTATGGCAAAGGGCCGGTGGGTTACATCGACTACCCGCGCCTGTAA
- a CDS encoding ArsR/SmtB family transcription factor produces the protein MPLDLDEIIKALAHPVRREILSWLKDPATQFPDQYHSIENGVCAGQIDQRCGLSQSTVSAHLATLQRAGLISSQKVGQWHFFKRNEATIEAFLEQLRQAL, from the coding sequence ATGCCACTCGATCTCGACGAAATCATAAAAGCACTGGCCCACCCGGTCAGGCGAGAAATTCTCAGCTGGCTGAAAGACCCGGCAACGCAGTTTCCCGACCAGTACCACAGCATCGAAAACGGTGTCTGTGCCGGGCAGATCGACCAGCGCTGCGGGTTATCGCAGTCGACCGTGTCTGCCCACCTGGCCACCTTGCAACGGGCGGGTCTGATCAGCAGCCAGAAGGTCGGCCAGTGGCATTTCTTCAAACGCAACGAAGCCACCATCGAGGCGTTCCTCGAACAACTGCGCCAAGCGCTTTGA
- the olsB gene encoding L-ornithine N(alpha)-acyltransferase — MTRIAHAGDNSTARRLQAERLVGAAALQEAQALRYKVFSAEFKAKLKGAEQGLDMDDYDVHCRHIGVRDLSTGELVATTRLLDHQAASSLGRFYSEEEFSLHGLLQLQGPILELGRTCVAPDYRNGGTIAVLWGELAEVLNEGRYSYLMGCASIPMQDGGVQAHAVMQRLRERYLCTEHLRAEPKNPLPSLALPNNVIAEMPPLLKAYMRLGAKICGEPCWDEDFQVADVFILLKRDDLCPRYARHFKAAV; from the coding sequence ATGACTCGGATCGCTCACGCTGGCGACAACAGCACTGCACGCCGTCTGCAAGCCGAACGCCTGGTTGGCGCTGCGGCCCTGCAGGAAGCACAGGCCCTGCGCTACAAGGTGTTCAGCGCGGAATTCAAGGCCAAGCTCAAAGGCGCCGAACAGGGCCTGGACATGGATGACTACGACGTTCATTGCCGCCACATCGGCGTGCGCGACCTGAGTACCGGCGAGCTGGTAGCCACCACCCGCCTGCTCGACCACCAGGCCGCCAGCAGCCTGGGGCGCTTCTACAGCGAAGAAGAGTTCAGCCTGCACGGCCTGCTGCAATTGCAGGGCCCGATCCTCGAACTGGGCCGCACCTGCGTCGCCCCCGACTACCGCAACGGGGGCACCATCGCCGTGCTCTGGGGCGAACTGGCCGAAGTCCTCAACGAAGGCCGCTACAGCTACCTGATGGGTTGCGCCAGCATTCCCATGCAGGACGGCGGCGTACAGGCCCACGCGGTCATGCAGCGCCTGCGCGAGCGGTACCTGTGCACCGAGCACCTGCGCGCCGAACCGAAGAACCCGTTGCCCAGCCTGGCCCTGCCGAACAACGTCATCGCCGAGATGCCGCCACTGCTCAAGGCCTACATGCGCCTGGGCGCGAAGATCTGCGGCGAGCCATGCTGGGACGAGGACTTTCAGGTCGCCGACGTGTTCATCCTGCTCAAGCGTGACGACCTATGCCCGCGCTACGCCCGCCACTTCAAGGCAGCGGTCTGA